In Ferribacterium limneticum, a genomic segment contains:
- a CDS encoding TlpA family protein disulfide reductase, producing the protein MIRRFLPLFFLLAAGPLAAADFTPLDRLTAKKLLSPESHQQATIVALWSSDCNYCKKNLKLLSSLTKNNNKLRVITVAAEPESAQLWPMLKPYALSGPSYAYGSDNPEAIAYAIDPKWGGELPRTFLFDGRGGKAVIAGVVSTAAVEKATGLRF; encoded by the coding sequence ATGATCCGTCGATTTTTACCCCTGTTTTTCCTGCTCGCTGCTGGCCCGTTGGCCGCTGCCGATTTCACGCCGCTTGATCGCCTGACAGCAAAAAAATTGCTCAGTCCGGAAAGCCACCAGCAAGCGACCATCGTCGCCCTGTGGTCGTCCGACTGCAACTACTGCAAGAAAAACCTCAAACTGCTGTCCAGCCTGACCAAAAATAACAACAAGCTGCGCGTCATCACCGTTGCCGCCGAGCCAGAATCGGCCCAGCTCTGGCCGATGCTCAAGCCCTACGCGCTAAGCGGGCCAAGCTACGCCTACGGCAGCGACAACCCGGAGGCCATTGCCTATGCCATCGACCCGAAATGGGGCGGCGAATTGCCGCGGACTTTTCTCTTCGACGGGCGCGGCGGCAAAGCCGTTATCGCTGGTGTCGTCTCGACAGCCGCCGTTGAAAAGGCCACCGGCTTGCGTTTCTGA
- a CDS encoding sialidase family protein encodes MKHFDAFLRALLLGLGLLATAAMAADAMPAMAKKARPELGSSAAFAPDGSLLVAARQGEHVMLYRSADEGKTWSAPLAVNAQPEAISADGENRPKIAFAADGGLLVSWTHPFPKPNTGAVRLARSADGQRFSPPLTVHQDTAIITHRFESMLALPDNRVILAWIDKRDLESAKASKTPYRGAAIYAAISTDGGRSFQPEYKLADHSCECCRVTSAIDGDGAPLFMWRHVYAPNERDHAITRLKPDGTAESVQRATFDRWKVDGCPHHGPSLVVDEKGVRHAVWFNQKDGEGRVFYGRPEISGKNEIDGQRPVGGPRAAHADMAAAGGKLAIAWKEFDGERTQLRAMVSSDGGQSFTDIALAATDGASDQARVIRRKDQLFTFWRTEQEGFRLFPLP; translated from the coding sequence ATGAAACACTTCGACGCTTTCCTTCGAGCCCTGCTCCTCGGGCTCGGCCTGCTCGCCACGGCAGCCATGGCGGCCGACGCCATGCCCGCCATGGCCAAGAAGGCGCGGCCGGAACTCGGCTCATCGGCCGCCTTTGCGCCGGACGGCAGCCTGCTCGTGGCCGCCAGGCAAGGCGAGCACGTGATGCTTTACCGCAGCGCCGATGAGGGCAAAACGTGGTCGGCACCGCTTGCCGTCAACGCCCAGCCGGAGGCCATTTCGGCCGATGGCGAGAACCGCCCGAAAATCGCCTTCGCGGCCGATGGCGGACTGCTCGTTTCGTGGACGCATCCTTTCCCCAAGCCGAATACCGGCGCCGTCCGTCTGGCGCGCTCGGCCGACGGCCAGCGTTTCTCGCCGCCGCTGACCGTGCATCAGGACACGGCGATCATCACGCATCGCTTCGAATCGATGCTGGCCCTGCCCGACAACCGGGTCATCCTGGCCTGGATCGACAAGCGCGATCTCGAGTCGGCCAAGGCGAGCAAGACGCCCTACCGCGGGGCGGCGATCTACGCGGCTATCTCGACCGACGGCGGGCGCAGCTTTCAGCCCGAATACAAGCTGGCCGACCATTCCTGCGAATGTTGCCGGGTGACCAGCGCCATTGACGGCGACGGTGCGCCGCTCTTCATGTGGCGCCACGTTTATGCGCCGAACGAGCGCGACCACGCGATTACCCGCCTGAAGCCCGACGGTACGGCGGAGAGCGTGCAGCGCGCCACCTTCGACCGCTGGAAGGTGGACGGCTGCCCGCACCACGGCCCGTCGCTGGTCGTCGATGAAAAGGGCGTCCGCCACGCCGTCTGGTTCAACCAGAAGGACGGCGAGGGCCGCGTCTTCTACGGTCGACCGGAAATTTCGGGCAAAAATGAAATCGACGGTCAGCGTCCGGTCGGCGGCCCGCGCGCGGCCCATGCCGACATGGCGGCGGCTGGCGGCAAGCTGGCCATCGCCTGGAAGGAATTCGACGGCGAGCGGACGCAATTGCGCGCCATGGTTTCCAGCGACGGCGGCCAAAGCTTTACCGATATCGCCCTCGCCGCTACCGACGGCGCTTCGGATCAGGCCCGTGTCATCCGCCGCAAGGACCAGCTTTTCACCTTCTGGCGCACCGAACAAGAAGGTTTCCGTTTATTCCCGCTGCCATGA
- a CDS encoding TonB-dependent receptor produces the protein MNNGIFRFSGIFLALVAAFTPLPAAQAAEPENDKQLGEMVIKSDKPAVPANVPSTTESVTARQIAESVNSVSSAGALQYVPSVHVRERFIGDVNGGLAMRMYGVNSSAQTIVYADGLLLSNFLTNSCCPGPRWGVVSQHAIDRVDVMYGPFSALYPGNSVGGVVLMTTHMPSKLEAHAQIDIFNERFKLYGTDDNFTGGHVAGTVGNKVGDWSFWLSADRLDNDSHPTDFTAATAKTGAPAAAGQYTEVTGAHVDRNIANATRVNTAATSADHTIKNNGTLKLAYDFSPSVRATYTFNVWQNTSDKLVDSYLRDAAGNTIYGSTSTAGAYRYLRINGLDYSVTAPSVSHAEAEYYMHGLSVKSETGGTWDWELTASLFDQSKDVTRASSGNFGTTPSTAATAGTLTILDGTGWHNLDLRGEWRPGGNRQSEHQVSFGFHTDSYTTRSDQYTLGAGNWQSSAAGALNTNSRGVTSTDAIYLQDAWQMTPSWKLVVGGRAEKWTASDGSNYANGSNVSYADKTVQAFSPKASLTWLLSDDWSLRGSYGRGVRFPTVNELFKNVGIKTSSGGNPTPAEIAAFPAPYNVALTNNPNLKPETAESWEFALERFLPNGLWRTSLFGEEKRNALVSQSDVTTLPGFSISSVQNIDRVRSYGAETSLQSRDLLINGLDLSGSIAYIHSRIVEDKANPGLEGTTLPLIPVWRASLLGVYHASDALSYSLGWRYSGRQHSGLANATTGAYPDPNPNVYGGRSSFSVFDVKLRYKIDKQWSASLGIDNIGNVKYYTLYPYAQRTLFAGIKFDL, from the coding sequence GTGAATAACGGGATTTTCAGATTCAGCGGTATTTTCCTGGCGCTCGTCGCCGCCTTTACACCGTTGCCAGCCGCCCAGGCGGCCGAGCCGGAAAACGACAAGCAGCTCGGCGAAATGGTCATCAAGAGCGACAAGCCTGCCGTGCCGGCCAATGTGCCGTCGACTACCGAGAGCGTGACGGCCCGGCAGATCGCCGAAAGCGTCAATTCGGTGTCCTCGGCCGGTGCCCTGCAATACGTGCCTAGCGTCCATGTCCGCGAGCGTTTCATCGGCGACGTCAATGGCGGCCTGGCGATGCGCATGTACGGCGTCAATTCCAGCGCGCAGACGATTGTTTACGCCGATGGCCTGCTGCTCTCCAATTTCCTGACCAACAGCTGCTGCCCCGGCCCGCGCTGGGGTGTCGTGTCGCAGCACGCCATCGACCGGGTCGACGTCATGTATGGCCCGTTCTCCGCACTCTATCCGGGCAATTCGGTGGGCGGCGTCGTGCTCATGACGACCCACATGCCGAGCAAGCTCGAAGCGCATGCCCAGATCGATATCTTCAACGAGCGTTTCAAGCTCTATGGCACCGACGACAACTTTACCGGCGGCCATGTCGCCGGCACCGTCGGCAACAAGGTCGGCGACTGGTCGTTCTGGCTCAGTGCCGATCGTCTGGACAACGATAGCCATCCGACCGATTTCACGGCAGCCACCGCCAAGACCGGCGCCCCGGCGGCGGCTGGCCAATACACCGAGGTCACCGGCGCCCACGTCGACCGCAATATCGCCAACGCCACCCGTGTCAATACGGCGGCGACCAGCGCCGATCACACCATCAAGAACAACGGCACGCTCAAGCTGGCCTACGATTTCTCGCCGTCCGTTCGCGCCACCTACACCTTCAACGTCTGGCAAAACACCTCCGACAAGCTGGTGGACAGTTATTTGCGCGATGCCGCGGGCAATACGATCTATGGTTCGACTTCGACGGCCGGTGCCTATCGCTACCTGCGGATCAATGGTCTGGATTATTCGGTGACGGCGCCCAGTGTCAGCCATGCCGAAGCCGAGTACTACATGCACGGACTGTCGGTGAAATCGGAGACTGGCGGCACCTGGGACTGGGAGCTGACGGCCAGCCTCTTCGACCAGAGCAAGGACGTGACCCGCGCTTCGTCGGGCAATTTCGGCACGACGCCGAGTACGGCGGCGACAGCAGGCACGCTCACCATCCTCGACGGCACCGGTTGGCACAATCTGGATCTGCGCGGCGAATGGCGCCCTGGCGGCAACCGGCAGAGCGAGCATCAGGTCAGCTTTGGCTTCCATACCGACAGCTACACGACCAGGTCGGATCAATACACGCTAGGTGCCGGCAACTGGCAGAGCAGCGCGGCCGGCGCCCTGAACACCAATTCGCGCGGCGTGACCTCGACCGATGCGATTTACCTGCAGGATGCCTGGCAGATGACGCCGAGCTGGAAGCTGGTGGTCGGCGGCCGAGCCGAAAAATGGACAGCCTCGGACGGCAGCAATTACGCCAATGGCAGCAACGTGAGCTATGCGGACAAGACGGTGCAGGCCTTCTCGCCCAAGGCCTCGCTGACCTGGCTGCTCTCCGACGACTGGTCGCTGCGTGGTTCTTACGGCCGCGGCGTGCGCTTTCCGACGGTCAATGAACTGTTCAAGAATGTCGGCATCAAGACGAGCAGCGGTGGAAACCCGACCCCGGCCGAGATTGCCGCTTTCCCGGCGCCGTACAATGTCGCTTTGACCAATAACCCGAATCTCAAGCCGGAGACGGCCGAATCCTGGGAGTTCGCCCTCGAGCGCTTCCTGCCCAACGGCCTGTGGCGGACCTCGCTGTTCGGCGAGGAAAAGCGCAATGCGCTGGTCTCGCAAAGCGACGTGACGACCCTGCCCGGCTTCAGCATCAGCAGCGTGCAGAACATCGACCGGGTGCGCAGCTATGGCGCCGAAACCTCGCTGCAGTCGCGCGATCTGCTGATCAATGGCCTCGACCTGTCGGGCAGCATTGCCTACATCCATAGCCGGATTGTCGAGGACAAGGCCAACCCCGGGCTGGAGGGCACGACGTTGCCGCTCATCCCCGTCTGGCGCGCTTCGCTGCTCGGCGTTTACCATGCCTCGGACGCCCTGTCGTACAGCCTCGGCTGGCGTTACAGCGGACGGCAGCACAGCGGCCTGGCCAACGCCACGACCGGGGCCTATCCCGATCCCAACCCGAACGTCTATGGCGGGCGCAGCAGTTTCAGCGTTTTCGACGTCAAGCTGCGCTACAAGATCGACAAGCAATGGTCGGCTTCGCTGGGCATCGACAACATCGGCAACGTCAAGTACTACACGCTGTACCCTTACGCCCAGCGAACCCTTTTTGCCGGCATCAAGTTCGATCTCTGA
- a CDS encoding ExbD/TolR family protein, with translation MAFGSFDEAGVTQPMAEINTTPLVDVMLVLLVIFIITAPLFHQAVPIDLPQVNATKLDDKPEVIQLAIDVDGKVFWNGEAIHRDALDARFAAASARQPELHLRADRKVAYEKVADVMAAAQRASIVKIAFLTEAAR, from the coding sequence ATGGCCTTCGGAAGCTTCGACGAAGCCGGCGTGACCCAGCCGATGGCCGAAATCAACACGACCCCGTTGGTCGACGTGATGCTCGTGCTGCTGGTCATTTTCATCATCACCGCGCCGCTTTTTCATCAGGCAGTGCCGATCGATCTGCCGCAGGTCAATGCCACCAAGCTCGACGACAAGCCGGAAGTGATCCAGCTCGCCATCGACGTCGACGGCAAGGTTTTCTGGAACGGCGAAGCCATCCACCGCGACGCGCTCGACGCCCGTTTTGCCGCCGCCAGTGCCCGCCAGCCGGAACTGCACCTGCGCGCCGACCGCAAGGTGGCTTACGAAAAGGTGGCCGATGTCATGGCCGCCGCGCAGCGCGCCAGCATCGTAAAAATTGCTTTTCTGACCGAAGCGGCGCGCTAG
- a CDS encoding MotA/TolQ/ExbB proton channel family protein — MNSQMGLAHFWSQGDLVTHITAVILAVLSLASWSVILSRLMSAWRASRSQERALAAFWDANSLPEALEVLRRDDPSGIFAGLALTGAHSAQAHQQNAARGIGAGVNASEFVTRSMRSHIVNTQARIERGLTFLASVGSTAPFIGLFGTVWGIYHALVGLSGATQVVLDKVAGPVGEALIMTAAGLFVAIPAVLAYNAFTRANRLVAVQLDGFAHDLHAYLTTGVRVGGNVNLVDIGAARASRQV, encoded by the coding sequence ATGAACTCGCAAATGGGCCTCGCCCACTTCTGGAGCCAGGGCGACCTGGTTACCCACATTACGGCGGTGATCCTCGCCGTGCTGTCGCTGGCCTCGTGGTCGGTGATTCTGAGCCGGCTGATGTCGGCCTGGCGCGCCTCGCGCTCGCAGGAAAGGGCGCTGGCGGCCTTCTGGGATGCCAACTCGCTGCCCGAAGCGCTCGAAGTCCTGCGCCGCGACGATCCTTCCGGGATTTTCGCCGGCCTGGCGCTGACCGGCGCCCATTCGGCCCAGGCGCACCAGCAGAACGCCGCCCGCGGTATCGGCGCCGGGGTCAATGCCAGCGAGTTCGTCACCCGCTCGATGCGCTCGCACATCGTCAATACGCAGGCGCGCATCGAACGCGGCCTGACCTTCCTTGCCTCGGTCGGGTCGACCGCGCCCTTTATCGGCCTGTTCGGCACCGTCTGGGGCATCTACCACGCGCTGGTCGGCCTTTCCGGGGCGACGCAGGTGGTCCTCGACAAGGTGGCCGGCCCGGTTGGCGAGGCGCTGATCATGACGGCGGCCGGCCTCTTCGTCGCCATTCCCGCCGTGCTCGCCTACAACGCCTTCACCCGCGCCAATCGCCTGGTCGCCGTGCAGCTCGACGGCTTCGCCCACGACCTGCACGCCTACCTGACGACCGGCGTGCGCGTTGGTGGCAACGTCAATTTGGTCGATATCGGCGCCGCCCGCGCCAGCCGGCAGGTCTGA
- a CDS encoding energy transducer TonB, with protein MTAVVLPPLDCREQALSRGERLANATMVVLLHAMLGYAMLYVSVKNDLIQLPPSISVRLLPMIEEKPEPARPLLPPPKPQVRKQPVAQPQPVLAVASPTATSSFAVAPQPPAPPPQPVVAPPAPAPVAVVAARFDADYLHNPKPVYPALSRRMNEEGKVLLKVRVSAQGTALDVAISKSSGFPRLDAAAVDAVTRWRFVPARRGDEAVDSSVIVPITFAFE; from the coding sequence GTGACTGCGGTTGTTTTGCCTCCACTCGACTGCCGGGAACAAGCCTTGTCTCGTGGCGAACGCCTGGCGAACGCGACGATGGTCGTGTTGTTGCACGCCATGCTGGGGTACGCCATGTTGTACGTCTCGGTCAAAAACGACTTGATCCAGTTGCCGCCCAGCATCAGCGTGCGCTTGCTGCCGATGATAGAAGAGAAGCCGGAGCCGGCCAGGCCATTGCTGCCCCCGCCCAAGCCGCAAGTGCGCAAGCAACCGGTCGCCCAGCCGCAGCCGGTTCTCGCCGTGGCCAGCCCGACGGCGACGAGCAGCTTTGCCGTGGCGCCGCAACCGCCGGCCCCGCCGCCCCAGCCGGTCGTCGCTCCGCCGGCACCAGCGCCGGTGGCCGTCGTCGCCGCCCGTTTCGATGCCGATTATCTGCACAACCCGAAGCCGGTTTACCCGGCGCTGTCGCGGCGCATGAACGAAGAGGGCAAGGTTTTGCTGAAAGTCCGCGTCAGCGCCCAGGGAACGGCGCTCGACGTGGCCATTTCGAAATCGAGCGGCTTCCCGCGGCTCGATGCCGCGGCTGTCGACGCCGTCACCCGCTGGCGTTTCGTGCCGGCCCGGCGGGGCGATGAAGCAGTTGATTCTTCGGTGATCGTGCCAATCACCTTCGCATTTGAGTAG
- a CDS encoding energy transducer TonB — MSAGAPLPQPKPPGWLHSGRYLLIALALHGLVLFYPLTLSVDQLEVTPPAPVQVQLTERVSAVQAIPPAPPEKVAAPKPVPREKPAQTGRPVIALAPEQASAPPTFSVPAPVSAPPVSLPAAAPAASSTQPAVTAARFNAAYLNNPEPKYPSLSRRLGEEGKVLLRVRVMPDGRAAAVDIEKSSNFDRLDEAARQGVAHWRFVPARRGDEAIEATVIVPVVFRLDN; from the coding sequence ATGTCTGCCGGCGCCCCTCTCCCTCAGCCGAAACCCCCCGGATGGCTGCATAGCGGTCGCTATTTGCTGATCGCGCTGGCCCTGCACGGACTGGTTTTGTTCTATCCGCTGACGCTGAGCGTCGACCAACTCGAAGTGACGCCACCTGCCCCGGTGCAAGTCCAGCTGACCGAGCGCGTTTCGGCGGTTCAGGCCATACCACCGGCGCCACCGGAAAAGGTCGCGGCGCCAAAGCCGGTTCCCCGGGAAAAGCCTGCCCAGACGGGGCGTCCGGTCATCGCCCTGGCGCCGGAACAAGCCAGCGCTCCACCGACATTTTCAGTGCCCGCCCCGGTCAGCGCCCCGCCCGTTTCACTACCGGCCGCAGCGCCAGCTGCCAGTTCGACCCAGCCGGCGGTCACCGCCGCCCGCTTCAACGCCGCTTACCTGAACAATCCGGAACCAAAATACCCATCGCTTTCGCGGCGGCTAGGCGAGGAAGGCAAGGTGCTGCTCAGGGTTCGGGTCATGCCGGACGGCCGCGCTGCTGCGGTCGACATCGAAAAAAGCAGCAATTTCGACCGGCTGGACGAGGCGGCGCGACAGGGCGTGGCACATTGGCGCTTCGTGCCGGCCAGGCGCGGCGATGAGGCCATCGAGGCGACGGTCATCGTGCCCGTGGTTTTCCGGCTGGACAACTAG